A genome region from Streptomyces pratensis includes the following:
- a CDS encoding DUF6745 domain-containing protein, whose product MQYVNAWRTVAAATGGADRGAAEDGVRLAYRSAGLEEPAHIIWVDSPRAAVEVVEKLSGAGRSVREEVRTRPWAAERRRMYDELGPAGWSALWSATGAQLWETMAALAERIRAGVVAELATRPEDESAIRLVLLDAVLGQHDAAWLAAFDGRGDRLTGLSEVARNAGWWWPFEHTVVISERPEVLHRDEAGRLDRGDGPALAYRDGFALHAWRGMPVPVEFLEGLASLTPDRIRAEENAELRRVMLEYYGYDRYLAESGAEPVHRDETGILWRIPMEGDEDVVMVEVVNSTPEPDGTHRTYWLRVPPRIRTAKEGVAWTFGLEGEVYAPVHQT is encoded by the coding sequence ATGCAGTACGTGAACGCGTGGCGGACCGTGGCGGCGGCCACCGGAGGGGCCGACCGGGGCGCGGCCGAGGACGGGGTGCGGCTCGCCTACCGCAGCGCGGGGCTCGAGGAGCCCGCGCACATCATCTGGGTGGATTCGCCCAGGGCGGCCGTCGAGGTGGTGGAGAAGCTGTCCGGCGCGGGGCGCTCGGTGCGCGAAGAGGTCCGCACCCGCCCCTGGGCCGCGGAACGGCGCCGGATGTACGACGAGCTGGGCCCGGCCGGCTGGTCCGCCCTGTGGTCCGCGACCGGTGCCCAGCTCTGGGAGACCATGGCCGCGCTGGCCGAGCGGATACGGGCGGGAGTCGTGGCCGAACTCGCGACCCGGCCCGAGGACGAATCCGCGATCCGCCTCGTGCTGCTCGACGCCGTCCTCGGCCAGCACGACGCTGCCTGGCTCGCGGCCTTCGACGGCCGCGGCGACCGGCTGACCGGACTGTCGGAGGTCGCCAGGAACGCCGGCTGGTGGTGGCCGTTCGAGCACACCGTGGTGATCAGCGAGCGACCCGAGGTGCTCCACCGTGACGAGGCGGGTCGGCTCGACCGGGGCGACGGGCCGGCGCTCGCCTACCGGGACGGCTTCGCTCTGCACGCCTGGCGCGGAATGCCCGTCCCTGTCGAGTTCCTGGAAGGTCTGGCGAGCCTCACTCCGGACCGGATACGCGCCGAGGAGAACGCGGAGCTGCGCCGCGTGATGCTCGAGTACTACGGCTACGACCGCTACCTCGCGGAGTCGGGCGCGGAACCCGTGCACCGGGACGAGACCGGCATCCTCTGGCGCATCCCGATGGAGGGCGACGAGGACGTCGTGATGGTCGAAGTCGTCAACTCCACCCCGGAGCCGGACGGAACGCACCGCACCTACTGGCTGCGCGTGCCGCCCAGGATCCGGACCGCGAAGGAGGGCGTCGCCTGGACGTTCGGCCTGGAGGGAGAGGTCTACGCGCCGGTGCACCAGACCTGA
- a CDS encoding WD40 repeat domain-containing protein — protein sequence MAEHVDATDRSSAYEEALRDQAVHLSRLRVERGNPSLRTIEARARRLFAQEQASLPIATQSAALGAKYVSVDKVILLVRTLLSWDEYGQECAPPDRRSPVLEPWRARWVAVASARPARRQTRAVRQEAVSGPPRTSPRVTSSSRFALAYAPLVHTGPVVSAAFSPDGRLIATGSADNTVRLWDSASGVAVGNALTGHTEGVASVVFSPDGRLLATASADRTVRLWDTVSGVPVGEPLTGHTDEVWSVAFSPDGRLLASASADETVRLWYTTTRTPAGDALTGHGDPVWSTAFSPDGSLLATASRDKTVRLWNPATGAPVGRPLIGHTDDVESVAFSPDGQMLATAGSDGTVRLWSSITGTAVLAPLTGHTGPVFSVRFSPDGRLLATASRDRTVRLWDPSTGAPVGEPLTGHTDQVWSVAFSPDGSLFATASHDNTVRVHRSGQPRTRVPLVASTSALRAVEHALSAGHPIPLPAIRGSHEVPVHSVAFSPDARLLATAGSDGIVHLWDPVTRLPVGNPLTGHTDTVRAVVFSPDGRLVVTASDDESVRMWTADTRLPIGRRLVDPDGDHGSYLSVAVSPDGRLLATACHDAQLWDTARGTPLGGPLRGHTDSVGSVAFSPDGRLLATGSHDHVIRLWDPARRLPVGPPLTGHTGSVESVAFSPDGRLLATGSQDGTVRLWETATGTPVRESLTGHTGPVASVAFSPDGHLLATGSSDRTVRLWNTLTRHPVGEPLPGHSERVQAVAFSPDGHFIASAGGDGTVRLWAGRFQQPYVQPAG from the coding sequence ATGGCAGAGCATGTCGACGCCACCGACCGGTCGAGCGCGTACGAGGAGGCGCTGCGGGATCAGGCCGTTCACCTCAGCCGCCTGAGGGTGGAGCGGGGGAATCCGTCGCTGCGTACGATCGAGGCCCGCGCGCGGAGGCTGTTCGCCCAGGAGCAGGCGTCGTTGCCGATCGCCACGCAGAGCGCCGCGCTCGGGGCCAAGTACGTGAGCGTCGACAAAGTGATCCTGCTCGTCCGCACACTGCTGTCCTGGGACGAGTACGGACAGGAATGTGCGCCACCGGACCGCAGATCACCCGTTCTGGAGCCGTGGCGTGCCCGGTGGGTCGCCGTCGCGTCGGCGCGGCCGGCCCGACGGCAGACTCGTGCCGTACGGCAGGAGGCGGTGAGCGGCCCGCCGAGGACTTCGCCCCGGGTCACGTCCTCGTCCCGCTTCGCCCTCGCCTACGCCCCGCTGGTGCACACGGGCCCGGTCGTGTCGGCGGCGTTCTCCCCGGACGGGCGACTGATCGCCACGGGGAGCGCGGACAACACCGTACGGCTGTGGGACTCCGCGTCCGGTGTTGCCGTCGGCAACGCACTCACCGGCCACACCGAGGGGGTGGCGTCGGTGGTGTTCTCGCCCGACGGAAGGCTGCTGGCCACCGCGAGCGCCGACCGCACGGTGCGCCTTTGGGACACCGTGTCCGGGGTTCCGGTCGGCGAACCGCTCACCGGCCACACCGACGAGGTCTGGTCGGTGGCGTTCTCCCCCGACGGACGGCTGTTGGCCAGCGCGAGCGCGGACGAGACCGTACGGCTGTGGTACACCACCACGCGCACTCCGGCCGGGGACGCCCTCACCGGTCACGGCGATCCTGTGTGGTCGACCGCGTTCTCCCCTGACGGCAGCCTCCTCGCCACGGCGAGCCGCGACAAGACCGTGCGCCTGTGGAACCCCGCCACGGGCGCCCCCGTCGGAAGACCCCTCATCGGTCATACCGACGACGTCGAGTCGGTGGCGTTCTCCCCCGACGGACAGATGCTGGCCACGGCCGGATCCGACGGAACGGTGCGGCTGTGGAGTTCGATCACCGGCACCGCGGTCCTTGCCCCGCTCACCGGCCACACCGGCCCGGTCTTCTCCGTGAGATTCTCCCCGGACGGTCGGCTGCTGGCCACCGCCAGCCGCGACAGGACCGTGCGGCTGTGGGACCCCTCGACCGGTGCTCCGGTCGGCGAACCCCTCACCGGCCACACCGACCAGGTCTGGTCGGTGGCGTTCTCCCCCGACGGGTCCCTGTTCGCCACCGCGAGTCACGACAACACCGTGCGCGTCCACCGGAGCGGTCAGCCCCGCACTCGGGTGCCCCTCGTCGCGTCCACCTCGGCCCTACGGGCGGTCGAGCACGCGCTCTCTGCCGGACACCCCATCCCGTTGCCCGCCATCCGTGGGAGCCATGAGGTTCCGGTCCACTCCGTGGCGTTCTCTCCGGACGCGCGTCTGCTCGCCACAGCGGGATCCGACGGAATCGTCCACCTGTGGGACCCGGTCACCCGTCTCCCCGTCGGCAACCCCCTCACCGGCCACACCGACACGGTCCGCGCTGTGGTGTTCTCCCCTGACGGCCGCCTCGTCGTCACAGCCAGTGACGATGAATCCGTACGGATGTGGACCGCCGACACCCGCCTCCCCATCGGCAGACGCCTCGTCGATCCTGACGGAGATCACGGCTCCTACCTTTCTGTGGCCGTCTCCCCCGACGGACGTCTCCTCGCCACGGCCTGCCACGACGCCCAGCTGTGGGACACCGCGAGGGGGACCCCCCTCGGTGGCCCCCTCCGCGGCCACACGGACAGTGTCGGATCCGTGGCATTCTCACCCGACGGCCGTCTCCTCGCCACCGGCAGCCACGACCACGTCATCCGCCTGTGGGACCCCGCCAGGCGCCTGCCCGTCGGCCCCCCTCTGACAGGCCACACGGGCAGCGTCGAATCGGTGGCGTTCTCCCCCGACGGCCGTCTTCTCGCCACCGGCAGCCAGGACGGGACGGTCCGTCTGTGGGAAACCGCGACCGGCACCCCGGTCCGCGAGTCCCTCACCGGCCACACCGGTCCCGTCGCCTCGGTGGCGTTCTCGCCCGACGGACATCTCCTGGCCACAGGCAGCAGCGACAGAACCGTCCGCCTGTGGAACACACTCACGCGCCACCCTGTCGGAGAACCACTGCCCGGCCACAGCGAGCGGGTTCAGGCCGTCGCGTTCTCCCCCGACGGCCACTTCATCGCCTCGGCCGGTGGCGACGGGACCGTACGGCTGTGGGCAGGACGCTTTCAACAGCCGTACGTTCAGCCGGCCGGTTGA
- a CDS encoding TetR/AcrR family transcriptional regulator — protein MARVRLSVAERREELLRAAVEQIEVRGVSAVRIADVAAVLGVSNALVLYHFSSKEKLVAAAFAYAAEADLAHLRKLLTRRTSAVRRLRAAVRWYAPTGQAKGWRLWIEGWASSLRDPVLRDVAGDLDQQWKAELAEVIEEGAAAGEFHCDDPMSVAWRLTALLDGLAVQMTSYAGPLSRATMLQWTEEALARELGIDHEVLTA, from the coding sequence GTGGCAAGAGTACGGCTGAGCGTGGCGGAGCGTCGTGAGGAACTCCTGCGCGCTGCCGTCGAACAGATCGAGGTGCGGGGCGTGTCCGCGGTCCGGATCGCCGATGTGGCAGCCGTCCTCGGGGTGAGCAACGCCCTGGTGCTGTACCACTTCTCGTCCAAGGAGAAGTTGGTGGCGGCCGCCTTCGCCTACGCCGCGGAGGCTGATCTCGCCCATCTGCGCAAACTCCTGACCCGCCGGACCAGCGCGGTCCGCCGGCTCCGGGCGGCCGTTCGCTGGTACGCGCCGACCGGCCAGGCCAAGGGGTGGCGGTTGTGGATCGAGGGCTGGGCGTCCTCGCTGCGTGATCCGGTGCTGCGCGACGTGGCCGGAGATCTCGACCAGCAGTGGAAGGCGGAGCTGGCCGAGGTGATCGAGGAGGGTGCGGCGGCGGGTGAGTTCCACTGCGACGATCCGATGTCCGTGGCCTGGCGGCTGACGGCTCTCCTGGATGGGCTGGCCGTCCAGATGACGTCGTACGCGGGTCCGCTCTCCCGGGCCACGATGCTGCAGTGGACCGAAGAGGCGCTCGCCCGCGAACTCGGCATCGACCACGAGGTTCTGACCGCCTGA
- a CDS encoding SMI1/KNR4 family protein: MDRFAEVAAAFWDDGVYGGRPPLTDAAVQDAERRLGVRLPASLLEILRVRNGGPVADPWNAFPTDAPTSWSANHVPLDDVMGIGGHDGQLSLLDSPYLVEEWVFPHPWSCSPVTATAGSLSTTGHAESKGSRP; this comes from the coding sequence GTGGACAGGTTTGCCGAGGTGGCAGCGGCCTTCTGGGACGACGGCGTGTACGGGGGCCGGCCGCCCTTGACGGATGCGGCCGTCCAGGATGCCGAGCGTCGGCTCGGTGTCCGTCTGCCGGCCTCGTTGCTGGAGATCCTGCGCGTGCGGAACGGTGGGCCGGTGGCGGATCCGTGGAACGCGTTCCCGACCGACGCGCCGACGTCTTGGAGCGCGAACCATGTTCCGCTCGACGACGTGATGGGCATCGGTGGTCACGACGGACAGTTGTCGTTGCTCGACTCGCCCTACCTGGTCGAGGAGTGGGTCTTCCCTCACCCCTGGTCCTGCTCTCCGGTGACGGCCACTGCTGGATCGCTCTCGACTACCGGGCATGCGGAGAGCAAGGGGAGCCGGCCGTGA
- a CDS encoding LacI family DNA-binding transcriptional regulator gives MARPRIKDVARHAGVSEKTVSNVINDYVHVSDRTRQVVREAIDHLGYRVNLAGRHLRKGRTGIIALVVPELDVPYFAELARHVIREAEQRSLTVLIHQSGADREHELAALAGFASDFVDGIILSPLALTADDLRERAGAPPTVLLGELLEEGADHVAIDNEKAAREATEHLIGLGRRTVLAVGGRDAPGLGTAEARTRGYLTALAEAGITHRPDALLPVDDFRMPDGARAVARALASGMRPDALLCLNDQLALGALRALYEHGLRVPDDVAVVGFDDVEGGRFSVPTLSTVSPDKAAVARVAVELLLRRIEEATQSQEAHSPTGPGVQSTQDRVVAHRLVLRESTEGPGA, from the coding sequence GTGGCACGGCCCAGGATCAAGGACGTCGCACGGCACGCGGGGGTGTCGGAGAAGACGGTGTCCAACGTGATCAACGATTACGTCCATGTCTCCGACCGGACCCGGCAGGTGGTCCGCGAGGCCATCGACCATCTCGGCTACCGGGTGAACCTGGCCGGGCGCCATCTGCGTAAGGGCCGGACCGGCATCATCGCCCTGGTGGTGCCCGAACTGGACGTTCCGTACTTCGCCGAGCTCGCCCGGCATGTGATCCGCGAGGCCGAACAGCGCTCCCTGACGGTGCTCATCCACCAGAGCGGCGCGGACCGCGAGCACGAGCTGGCGGCCCTGGCGGGTTTCGCCTCCGACTTCGTCGACGGGATAATCCTCAGCCCGCTCGCCCTGACCGCGGACGACCTCCGCGAGCGAGCCGGGGCTCCACCCACCGTGCTGCTCGGGGAGTTGCTGGAGGAGGGTGCCGACCATGTGGCCATCGACAACGAGAAGGCCGCGCGCGAGGCCACCGAGCATCTGATCGGCCTGGGCCGCCGGACCGTTCTCGCGGTGGGTGGCCGGGACGCACCGGGACTCGGGACCGCGGAGGCCCGCACCCGCGGCTACCTGACGGCCCTCGCCGAGGCCGGCATCACCCACCGTCCGGACGCACTGCTGCCGGTGGACGACTTCAGGATGCCCGACGGCGCCCGCGCGGTGGCCCGGGCCCTTGCTTCCGGGATGCGGCCGGACGCACTGCTGTGCCTCAACGACCAGCTCGCCCTGGGAGCCCTGCGCGCCCTGTACGAACACGGGCTGCGCGTACCGGACGACGTGGCGGTGGTGGGCTTCGACGACGTGGAAGGCGGCCGTTTCAGCGTGCCGACGCTGAGCACCGTGTCACCCGACAAGGCCGCGGTGGCCAGGGTCGCCGTCGAGCTCCTGCTCCGACGCATCGAGGAGGCCACACAGAGCCAGGAGGCGCACAGCCCCACCGGCCCCGGTGTCCAGTCGACTCAGGACCGCGTGGTGGCACACCGCCTGGTCCTGCGCGAGAGCACCGAGGGGCCGGGCGCCTGA
- a CDS encoding MBL fold metallo-hydrolase produces the protein MTGADQPSLRDRLRSLRPDAFGADPAGARMERIRRSPNFADGVFQNPEGARTRPSGSMLEFAKVYFRKEERARRSPLGTVPVHATTLADLAAPPATGLRVTWLGHSSVLIEIDGRRVLFDPVWGERCSPFPFAGPKRLHPVPLPLASLGPVDAVVISHDHYDHLDLPTIRSLAGTETVFAVPLGVGAHLERWGVPPDRIRELDWNETAQIAGISLTATPARHFCGRGLRNQQHTLWASWVVAGPEHRVYHSGDTGYFSGFQDIGAEHGPFDVTMIQVGAYSEYWPDIHMTPAEGMRAHLDLQGGGPHGALLPIHWGTFNLAPHPWSEPGEWMKDAAEEAGQTVALPRPGEPFEPAGKVPSDPWWRAVSTPIAYPWRISEVADTAPVQKEEVDLAGER, from the coding sequence GTGACCGGCGCCGACCAGCCCTCGCTTCGTGACCGACTCCGCTCGCTCCGCCCCGACGCCTTCGGGGCGGACCCGGCCGGGGCACGGATGGAGCGGATCCGCCGCTCGCCCAATTTCGCCGACGGAGTGTTCCAGAATCCGGAAGGGGCGCGGACCAGGCCGTCCGGCTCCATGCTGGAATTCGCCAAGGTGTACTTCCGCAAGGAGGAACGGGCCCGTAGATCCCCGCTGGGCACCGTGCCCGTCCACGCCACGACACTGGCAGATCTGGCCGCGCCGCCGGCGACCGGCCTGCGGGTGACCTGGCTGGGCCACTCCAGCGTCCTCATCGAGATCGATGGCCGCCGGGTGCTGTTCGACCCGGTCTGGGGCGAGCGCTGCTCACCGTTCCCGTTCGCCGGACCCAAACGGCTGCACCCCGTCCCGCTGCCGCTCGCCTCGCTCGGGCCCGTCGACGCCGTGGTGATCTCCCACGACCATTACGACCACCTCGATCTGCCCACCATCAGGTCACTGGCCGGGACGGAAACGGTCTTCGCGGTGCCACTCGGCGTAGGCGCACACCTGGAGCGGTGGGGGGTGCCGCCGGACCGTATCCGCGAGCTCGACTGGAACGAGACCGCGCAGATCGCCGGCATCAGCCTGACCGCGACCCCCGCGCGGCACTTCTGTGGGCGCGGGCTGCGCAATCAGCAGCACACACTCTGGGCGTCGTGGGTCGTCGCGGGCCCGGAGCACCGGGTCTACCACAGTGGGGACACCGGCTATTTCTCGGGCTTCCAGGACATCGGCGCCGAGCACGGCCCCTTCGACGTGACGATGATCCAGGTCGGCGCCTACTCGGAGTACTGGCCCGACATCCACATGACTCCCGCCGAGGGCATGCGGGCGCACCTGGACCTCCAGGGCGGAGGACCGCACGGTGCGCTGCTGCCCATCCACTGGGGCACCTTCAACCTGGCCCCGCACCCGTGGTCGGAGCCCGGTGAGTGGATGAAGGACGCCGCGGAGGAGGCCGGGCAGACGGTGGCCCTGCCCCGGCCGGGTGAGCCTTTCGAGCCCGCGGGGAAGGTCCCCTCGGACCCATGGTGGCGTGCGGTGTCCACTCCCATCGCGTACCCGTGGCGTATCTCCGAGGTGGCTGACACCGCACCGGTGCAGAAGGAGGAAGTCGACCTGGCGGGCGAGCGGTGA
- a CDS encoding metallophosphoesterase: MTDTSETRSADGEAHATRQSRLHRLMRYIPLVAPVLLWTVPCWVLLHTGQDWPLPVALGGTALFVLGLIAMPLTMARGHGRRQQDRAAIIGDTLLGAVWVLFTWSVLLGVLLRVALTVTGVGDGQNRARIVTWAVLGVAAVLLAWGYAEARRVPRVRRLDVQLPRLGAGLDGTRVVLITDTHYGPLDRARWSERVCAKVNTLEADLVCHTGDIADGTAERRRAQAAPLGTVRATRARVYVTGNHEYYSEAQGWVDLMDELGWEPLRNRHLLLERGGDTLVVAGVDDVTAESSGLAGHRAHLAGALNGADPDLPVLLLAHQPKFVDRAAAGGVDLQLSGHTHGGQIWPFHHLVRLDQPALAGLSSHGARTLLYTSRGTGFWGPPFRVFAPSEITLLVLRSPQQPPAQPR; encoded by the coding sequence GTGACCGACACCAGCGAAACCCGGTCCGCGGACGGTGAAGCGCATGCGACCCGGCAGAGTCGACTGCACCGCCTGATGCGCTACATCCCTTTGGTCGCCCCCGTCCTGCTGTGGACCGTGCCCTGCTGGGTGCTCCTGCACACGGGTCAGGACTGGCCTCTCCCGGTGGCACTGGGTGGCACCGCCCTGTTCGTCCTCGGTCTGATCGCCATGCCGCTCACGATGGCGCGCGGCCACGGCCGGCGGCAGCAGGACCGGGCAGCGATCATCGGAGACACCCTCCTCGGGGCCGTCTGGGTGCTGTTCACCTGGTCCGTCCTGCTCGGAGTCCTGCTGCGCGTCGCTTTGACCGTGACGGGCGTGGGCGACGGTCAGAACCGGGCCCGGATCGTCACCTGGGCGGTCCTCGGCGTAGCCGCCGTGCTGCTCGCCTGGGGATACGCCGAGGCCCGCCGGGTGCCACGCGTGCGCCGACTCGACGTGCAACTCCCCCGCCTGGGGGCCGGCTTGGACGGCACCCGCGTCGTCCTCATCACCGACACCCACTACGGCCCGCTCGACCGGGCCCGCTGGTCGGAACGGGTCTGCGCGAAGGTCAACACCCTGGAGGCCGACCTGGTCTGCCACACCGGCGACATCGCGGACGGCACGGCCGAACGCCGCCGCGCCCAGGCCGCTCCGCTCGGCACCGTGCGAGCCACCCGGGCCCGGGTCTACGTCACCGGGAACCACGAGTACTACAGCGAGGCCCAGGGCTGGGTCGACCTGATGGACGAGCTGGGCTGGGAGCCACTGCGCAACCGTCATCTGCTGCTCGAACGCGGCGGTGACACCCTTGTGGTCGCCGGCGTGGATGACGTCACCGCCGAGTCGTCCGGGCTGGCAGGCCACCGCGCCCACCTCGCCGGAGCCCTGAACGGCGCCGACCCCGACCTTCCCGTCCTGCTCCTGGCCCACCAGCCCAAGTTCGTCGACCGGGCAGCGGCGGGCGGCGTCGACCTCCAGCTCTCCGGCCACACCCACGGCGGCCAGATCTGGCCGTTCCACCACCTCGTCCGCCTCGACCAGCCCGCCCTCGCGGGCCTCAGCAGCCACGGCGCCCGCACCCTCCTCTACACCAGCCGCGGCACCGGTTTCTGGGGCCCGCCGTTCCGCGTCTTCGCCCCCAGCGAGATCACCCTGCTCGTACTCCGCTCCCCGCAGCAGCCTCCCGCACAGCCCCGGTGA
- a CDS encoding PPOX class F420-dependent oxidoreductase has protein sequence MTDFEPGHAALLRLFGEYDGGVLVTLKRDGRPQLSNVNHAYYPEEGVIRVSITEGRAKTRNLRRDPRASYHVTSDDRWAWTVADVTAELTSPAADPHDATVEQLVTLYRDVRGEHPDWDDYRRVMVQDRRVVLTLRIDHVYGQPRA, from the coding sequence ATGACGGACTTCGAACCCGGGCACGCGGCACTGCTCCGACTCTTCGGGGAGTACGACGGCGGGGTGCTCGTCACCCTCAAGCGTGACGGCAGGCCTCAGCTGTCCAACGTGAACCATGCCTATTACCCCGAAGAAGGGGTGATCCGTGTATCCATCACGGAAGGTCGGGCGAAGACCCGTAACCTCCGCCGCGACCCGCGGGCGAGCTACCACGTGACCAGCGACGACCGGTGGGCCTGGACCGTCGCCGATGTCACCGCCGAGCTGACCTCTCCCGCCGCCGACCCCCATGACGCGACCGTGGAGCAGCTGGTCACCCTCTACCGGGACGTCCGTGGGGAGCATCCCGACTGGGACGACTACCGTCGGGTGATGGTCCAGGACCGCAGAGTGGTCCTCACCCTGCGGATCGACCATGTCTACGGCCAGCCGCGTGCCTGA
- a CDS encoding Glu/Leu/Phe/Val dehydrogenase dimerization domain-containing protein, whose translation MTSASPAPLISLTWTDHVTGTEGYLVVDRLVRGVSSGGLRMREGCTLAEVAGLARGMTMKEALHFHADDQRARYIPLGGAKGGIDCDPRSPAAYGVLVRFLQAMRPYIEHVWTTGEDLGLSQDLVDRAAVEAGLVSTVQAVHPLLDDEAAARRRLADAFAVTVDGIGLDELVGGCGVAESALAALDRAGVAHSGARVSLQGLGTMGGATARFLSRAGLTVVAVADIEGTIANPDGLDVEALLAARDAHGTVDRRKLRDGDRELPADAWLSADAEVLVPAAVSYAVDAVNQASVRARWVVEAANMPVLPEAESLLAERGITVLPDVVVNSGTNAWWWWTLFGDIGPEAEEALGHTRRSVRALVDQVLERAAADDCTPRAAAHALAAARLPVMAERFGWYR comes from the coding sequence ATGACGTCAGCCTCCCCCGCCCCACTGATCTCCCTGACCTGGACGGACCACGTCACCGGCACCGAGGGGTACCTGGTCGTCGACCGGCTGGTGCGCGGCGTCTCCAGCGGAGGTCTGCGGATGAGGGAGGGCTGCACCCTCGCCGAGGTGGCGGGTCTGGCGCGGGGCATGACCATGAAGGAGGCCCTGCACTTCCACGCCGACGACCAACGGGCGCGGTACATCCCGCTGGGCGGCGCGAAGGGAGGCATCGACTGCGACCCACGGAGCCCCGCCGCCTACGGGGTGCTCGTCCGCTTCCTGCAGGCGATGCGTCCGTACATCGAGCACGTCTGGACGACCGGCGAGGATCTCGGGCTCAGCCAGGACCTCGTCGACCGGGCAGCGGTGGAGGCCGGGCTCGTCTCCACGGTCCAGGCGGTCCACCCCCTGCTGGACGACGAGGCGGCGGCACGGCGACGCCTGGCGGACGCCTTCGCCGTCACGGTCGACGGCATCGGGCTGGACGAGCTGGTCGGCGGGTGCGGGGTCGCGGAGTCAGCCCTCGCCGCACTGGACCGGGCGGGTGTGGCCCACAGCGGGGCCCGGGTGTCCCTCCAGGGGCTCGGCACCATGGGCGGGGCGACCGCACGCTTCCTCTCCCGGGCCGGGCTCACTGTTGTCGCGGTCGCCGACATCGAGGGCACGATCGCCAATCCGGACGGCCTGGACGTCGAGGCACTGCTGGCCGCCCGGGACGCACACGGGACGGTGGACCGCAGGAAGCTGCGGGACGGGGACCGGGAGCTGCCGGCCGATGCCTGGCTGTCCGCCGACGCGGAGGTGCTGGTCCCGGCCGCCGTGTCGTACGCCGTGGATGCCGTGAACCAGGCTTCGGTCAGGGCTCGCTGGGTGGTCGAGGCCGCGAACATGCCGGTGCTTCCGGAAGCGGAGTCCCTGCTGGCCGAGCGCGGAATCACGGTGCTCCCCGATGTGGTCGTCAACTCCGGTACGAACGCGTGGTGGTGGTGGACGCTGTTCGGTGACATCGGGCCCGAGGCGGAGGAGGCGCTCGGGCACACCCGCCGCTCGGTGCGGGCACTCGTCGACCAGGTGCTGGAGCGGGCGGCCGCGGACGACTGCACGCCGCGTGCGGCCGCGCACGCGCTCGCAGCGGCCCGCCTGCCGGTGATGGCGGAGCGGTTCGGCTGGTACCGGTAG